A region from the Colwellia sp. PAMC 21821 genome encodes:
- a CDS encoding M28 family metallopeptidase, with amino-acid sequence MNILPSKIIKKISLVAFSIIALSACNKQPTAPLQTSIEEVPSQVNADNIKAHIEFLADDTLQGRDTGSQGYQIAANYVKSYFKQLGLTPQGTNIGTEPRGFEQQVRFRKSYLVEGSASAIIHGLKGDVELDYVTEFLMSGSSLQNEVAITAPTVFVGYGVVSKEFGYNDYENIDVKGKIVVALTGRPDDLPSEEGAHIGSGAEKSRHAAEHGAVGFITIHTPKREKVRSFEKSAQSANTPRLSWLTKYDVPFGKQPEIVSGAYIDQDAAKALFEDAALTLTDIYDADTNNVAIKGFALPYQVTLKNRSRHEQITSPNIIAAIEGSDDELKNEYVVFSAHLDHIGISSHSDDEDTINNGALDNASGVAILLETARLLAQMPTKPKRSVLFVVVTGEEKGLLGSSYFANNPTIPVTKLVANVNLDMPLILYPFADVIAFGSTHSTMGEIVATAAKKIDIELSEDPMPEQALFTRSDHYSFVKAGIPSVFLMTGFKSTDDSIDGGAVFGDFLKNHYHQHSDEITLPINYQAAANFALVNMMIGLEIANQSARPQWHDDDFFGLTFAQ; translated from the coding sequence ATGAATATACTCCCATCGAAAATAATCAAAAAAATTAGCCTAGTTGCATTTTCTATTATCGCGTTGTCGGCCTGTAATAAACAGCCCACTGCGCCTTTGCAAACTAGCATTGAAGAAGTACCTAGCCAAGTTAATGCCGACAATATTAAAGCACATATAGAATTTTTAGCGGATGACACATTACAAGGTAGAGATACGGGTAGTCAGGGTTATCAAATTGCCGCCAACTATGTAAAGTCTTACTTTAAACAGCTTGGGTTGACGCCACAAGGTACCAATATAGGTACTGAACCACGCGGGTTTGAACAACAAGTTCGTTTTCGTAAAAGTTATCTTGTCGAAGGTTCAGCCAGTGCAATCATTCATGGTTTAAAGGGTGATGTTGAGCTTGATTATGTAACCGAATTTTTAATGTCGGGCTCAAGCTTACAAAATGAAGTAGCTATTACTGCTCCAACGGTGTTTGTTGGCTATGGGGTGGTATCGAAAGAGTTTGGTTATAACGATTATGAAAATATCGATGTAAAAGGAAAAATTGTTGTTGCGTTAACGGGCAGACCTGATGATTTACCGTCTGAAGAAGGTGCTCACATTGGCTCAGGCGCAGAGAAAAGTCGACATGCAGCTGAACATGGCGCGGTTGGCTTTATCACCATACATACCCCAAAGCGTGAAAAAGTTCGAAGTTTTGAAAAATCTGCACAATCCGCCAATACACCTCGTTTAAGCTGGCTTACTAAATACGATGTGCCATTTGGCAAACAACCAGAAATAGTATCAGGTGCTTATATCGATCAAGATGCAGCAAAAGCGCTGTTTGAAGATGCAGCACTTACTTTAACTGATATTTATGACGCCGATACGAACAATGTAGCGATAAAAGGTTTTGCTCTACCTTACCAAGTTACACTGAAAAATCGCTCTCGGCATGAACAGATCACCAGTCCTAATATTATCGCGGCTATTGAAGGTAGCGATGACGAATTAAAAAATGAGTATGTTGTCTTTAGCGCCCATCTTGACCATATAGGTATAAGCTCACATAGTGATGATGAAGACACCATTAATAACGGCGCATTAGATAATGCTTCTGGTGTTGCTATTTTACTTGAAACTGCGCGTTTGTTAGCGCAAATGCCAACAAAACCAAAACGTTCAGTATTATTTGTTGTTGTTACGGGTGAGGAAAAAGGCTTGTTAGGCTCAAGCTATTTTGCTAATAATCCAACGATACCTGTCACGAAATTAGTAGCCAATGTTAATTTGGACATGCCGTTAATTTTATATCCATTTGCAGATGTTATCGCTTTTGGTTCAACTCATTCAACTATGGGAGAAATTGTGGCAACGGCGGCGAAGAAAATTGATATAGAGCTGAGTGAAGACCCTATGCCAGAGCAGGCACTATTCACACGCAGTGATCATTACAGTTTTGTTAAAGCGGGTATTCCATCAGTATTCTTGATGACAGGCTTTAAATCAACCGATGACAGTATTGATGGTGGTGCGGTATTTGGTGACTTTTTAAAGAATCACTATCATCAACACAGTGACGAAATTACGTTACCCATTAACTACCAAGCTGCTGCGAACTTTGCATTAGTTAACATGATGATAGGTTTAGAGATTGCCAACCAATCAGCGCGTCCTCAGTGGCATGACGATGATTTTTTTGGTCTAACATTTGCGCAATAA
- a CDS encoding winged helix-turn-helix transcriptional regulator — protein sequence MTNSKPRTLDRIDLTILDILQKNGRISNNTLAQHVNLSPSPCLERVKRLEQEGYIERYGAFLNASKLNCGMTAFIQVTLDRTTADIFNEFRSQVIDIKEVAECHMVVGGFDYLLKLRFENMDAYRVLLGNIVELPGVSQTHTYVVMEHVKRHSGIPIFDEKIR from the coding sequence ATGACAAATAGTAAACCCAGAACGCTAGATCGCATTGATTTAACTATTTTAGATATTTTACAAAAAAATGGTCGAATATCAAATAACACCTTAGCACAACATGTTAATTTGAGTCCAAGTCCCTGTTTGGAACGCGTAAAACGTCTCGAACAAGAAGGCTATATCGAACGCTACGGTGCTTTTTTAAATGCCAGCAAGCTAAATTGCGGTATGACCGCTTTCATCCAAGTGACATTAGATCGTACTACTGCTGATATTTTTAATGAATTTCGTTCGCAAGTAATTGATATTAAGGAAGTTGCTGAGTGTCATATGGTAGTGGGAGGCTTTGATTACTTACTGAAATTACGTTTTGAAAATATGGATGCATATCGGGTCTTATTGGGTAATATAGTTGAGTTGCCAGGGGTGTCACAAACCCACACTTATGTGGTGATGGAACATGTTAAAAGGCACTCTGGCATTCCTATTTTTGATGAGAAAATACGGTAA
- a CDS encoding EAL domain-containing protein, translating into MTDSLDPLINSNADLAKESIVLLHKYQKLKNRYTALLQLNQLSIDCVDLNGLLEQVHHAIAGVMSANNFYIVLYDQTFSTLEFVYHVDEKDEMEPRKYAHSEFEGTMTNYVFETGKALLATPEVITQLEKEHKIDPIGVGTTGVDWLGVPLIHDGFVIGVMAVQSYSAATRYQEAERDLLEFTAQHIVTALTRLQDRGRLKEAVDSRTRELMQQIRDREKAELLQESLYRISELTNDPDLEIDTFYSLVHNIVGQLLNAENFYIAKYDAKNDELFFAYYLDQQFSNDDGYYKARKLSNHFTELVLRSSETVLLDQQGMQDLHQKGITIKPEADVLSWLGVPLIHSGELLGAMVIQSYQQSVFFTEQDAELLRFVSRHVASAMKRREIANDERKTYELLEHQVKLRTAALEDEIKQRKIAEEKLQHAASHDILTGLPNRAVFIDLLNRAIARNKRHPESKFAVLFLDLDRFKVVNDNLGHHAGDNLLKEISSALIDVIRDKDTVARLGGDEFVILVEDIEGSEGVFEVAKRITSLMSLPFMIENQSVFIGTSIGVLFNNERYDTADSMLRDADIAMYHAKDKGKGRFEVFDSSMHKEVQNALSLESDIREAIDNQEFVPYFQPIVQITDGKIIGFEALARWQSDKRGFVYPNDFIPLAEETNLVMAIDLQILEKSCQQLMLWQQRLGLDHLYVSCNLYCNHFFNLSLPQDIQSIIDKTGVQPHQVRVELTERALLENSDVVLGNMRALKKMGVKILLDDFGTGYSSLSYLHRFPMDVIKIDRSFIHNVHERGNHQAIIKTIIDLAANLNMATVGEGIENEADAQLLKSMGCDYGQGYYYFKPLPGDEIECFLLSKS; encoded by the coding sequence TTGACAGACTCATTAGATCCATTAATAAATTCAAATGCAGATTTGGCAAAAGAATCTATTGTCTTGTTGCACAAGTATCAAAAGTTGAAGAATCGCTATACTGCGTTATTGCAACTTAACCAATTATCCATTGATTGTGTCGATCTTAACGGCCTCCTTGAACAAGTTCATCATGCTATTGCGGGTGTGATGAGCGCCAATAACTTCTACATCGTGCTATATGATCAAACATTTTCTACTTTAGAATTTGTTTATCATGTTGATGAAAAGGACGAAATGGAGCCAAGGAAATATGCACATAGTGAATTTGAAGGCACCATGACAAATTATGTGTTCGAAACAGGTAAAGCCTTATTAGCGACGCCTGAAGTGATCACACAATTAGAAAAAGAGCATAAAATAGATCCAATAGGCGTCGGCACTACAGGTGTCGACTGGCTTGGCGTGCCTTTGATACATGATGGCTTTGTCATCGGCGTTATGGCCGTACAAAGTTACTCAGCGGCAACGCGTTATCAAGAGGCGGAACGAGATTTACTGGAGTTTACCGCTCAACATATTGTTACCGCATTAACACGCTTACAAGATCGAGGACGATTAAAAGAGGCTGTTGACTCTCGCACTCGAGAATTAATGCAACAAATACGCGATCGTGAAAAAGCTGAGTTACTTCAAGAGTCACTCTATCGAATTTCAGAGCTAACCAATGATCCAGATCTAGAAATCGATACTTTCTACAGCTTGGTTCATAACATTGTAGGGCAGTTGCTCAACGCCGAAAACTTCTATATTGCTAAGTATGATGCGAAAAATGACGAGTTGTTTTTTGCTTATTACCTTGATCAACAATTTAGTAATGACGATGGATATTATAAGGCACGTAAACTGTCAAACCACTTTACTGAATTAGTGTTAAGAAGTAGTGAAACTGTATTGCTTGATCAGCAGGGTATGCAGGACTTACATCAAAAAGGCATAACCATTAAGCCAGAAGCTGACGTATTGTCTTGGCTTGGTGTGCCCTTAATTCATTCGGGTGAATTGCTTGGGGCGATGGTGATACAAAGTTACCAACAGTCAGTATTCTTTACAGAGCAAGATGCAGAGTTATTGCGCTTTGTATCAAGGCATGTGGCATCAGCGATGAAGCGCCGTGAAATTGCCAATGATGAACGTAAAACTTATGAACTGTTAGAGCACCAAGTTAAACTTCGCACCGCGGCCTTAGAAGATGAAATAAAACAGCGTAAAATAGCCGAAGAAAAACTTCAACACGCCGCCTCACATGACATTCTTACGGGGTTGCCGAATCGAGCGGTATTTATTGACTTATTAAACCGTGCTATTGCCCGTAACAAACGCCACCCTGAATCTAAATTTGCCGTACTGTTTCTGGATTTAGACCGCTTTAAAGTGGTCAACGACAACCTTGGTCATCATGCTGGAGATAACCTGTTAAAAGAGATTTCTTCCGCATTAATTGACGTAATTCGAGACAAAGATACCGTTGCACGCTTAGGCGGTGACGAATTTGTTATATTGGTAGAAGATATAGAAGGCAGTGAAGGTGTTTTCGAAGTGGCGAAACGCATAACGTCATTAATGTCCTTACCATTTATGATTGAAAATCAATCTGTTTTTATTGGTACTAGCATTGGTGTTTTATTTAATAATGAGCGTTATGACACTGCAGACTCTATGCTTAGAGATGCCGATATTGCAATGTATCATGCAAAAGATAAAGGTAAGGGGCGTTTTGAAGTATTTGACTCAAGTATGCATAAAGAAGTGCAAAATGCTTTATCGTTAGAGTCTGACATTCGAGAAGCGATTGATAATCAGGAATTTGTACCGTATTTTCAACCCATAGTGCAGATTACCGATGGTAAAATTATCGGCTTTGAAGCGTTAGCGCGCTGGCAGAGTGACAAACGTGGTTTTGTCTATCCTAACGACTTTATTCCGTTAGCAGAAGAAACTAATTTAGTCATGGCTATCGATTTACAAATTCTAGAAAAGTCTTGCCAACAATTAATGCTTTGGCAGCAACGCCTAGGGTTAGATCACCTTTATGTTAGCTGTAATTTGTATTGTAACCACTTCTTTAACTTAAGTTTACCGCAAGATATTCAATCCATTATTGATAAAACCGGTGTTCAACCCCACCAAGTTCGTGTTGAATTAACTGAACGTGCATTGTTGGAAAACAGTGACGTTGTGCTCGGTAATATGCGAGCATTGAAAAAAATGGGTGTAAAAATATTACTCGATGATTTTGGTACAGGGTATTCGAGTTTAAGTTATTTACATCGTTTCCCAATGGATGTCATAAAAATTGACCGCTCTTTTATTCATAATGTGCATGAAAGAGGCAATCATCAAGCGATAATTAAAACCATTATTGATTTAGCGGCTAATTTAAATATGGCGACAGTGGGGGAAGGTATAGAAAACGAAGCGGATGCCCAACTATTGAAATCAATGGGTTGTGATTATGGTCAAGGTTATTATTATTTTAAACCTTTACCGGGCGATGAAATCGAATGCTTTCTACTGAGTAAAAGCTAA